One Novosphingobium sp. 9U genomic window, TAACGCGTCAACGGGCATCGGGGTAGGAGCTTCGCAACGCGAGCGGTCGAGCTACGACGTACTCGTGGATCAAGCTTCTCTCGAAAGCTGCATCATGCCCACGCCGATTCCCAAGCTGGACTTGTGCCCGGCCACAGTGGATCTGTCCGGCGCCGAAGTGGAATTGGTCGGCGCCGAGGATCGCGCCTATCGTTTGCAAAAGGCGCTGAGGCCCGATCTCGGCTACGATGTTTGCCTGATCGACTGCCCACCATCCTTGGGCCTGCTGACCCTGAACGCGATGACGGCGGCCGATACGCTGCTCGTACCTCTGCAATGCGAATTCTTCGCCCTCGAAGGGCTGAGCCAATTGCTGACGACGGTCGAGCGGGTGCAGCAGCGGTTCAACGCCGATCTCGGCATCATCGGCATTGCGCTCACCATGTTCGATCGACGCAATCGCTTGACCGATCAGGTCGCCGAGGATGTGCGCTCGTGCCTGGGGAAGCTGGTGTTCGAAACGACGATCCCGCGTAATGTGCGCTTGTCCGAGGCGCCGAGCCATGGCGTACCGGCGCTGATCTATGATCACGCCTGTGCA contains:
- a CDS encoding ParA family protein, coding for MIRIAIANQKGGVGKTTTAINVSTALAATGWKTLLIDLDPQGNASTGIGVGASQRERSSYDVLVDQASLESCIMPTPIPKLDLCPATVDLSGAEVELVGAEDRAYRLQKALRPDLGYDVCLIDCPPSLGLLTLNAMTAADTLLVPLQCEFFALEGLSQLLTTVERVQQRFNADLGIIGIALTMFDRRNRLTDQVAEDVRSCLGKLVFETTIPRNVRLSEAPSHGVPALIYDHACAGSRAYIALARELITRLPEERKAA